From a region of the Mercurialis annua linkage group LG1-X, ddMerAnnu1.2, whole genome shotgun sequence genome:
- the LOC126661816 gene encoding long chain acyl-CoA synthetase 9, chloroplastic → MSAYIVGALVPLVVTVILRTNAKHTAKKRGVPVDVGGEPGYAIRNAGFETPLETAWEGVVTLAQLFEFSCNRFSDKFLLGTRAVISRDIEVSEDGRTFEKLHLGDYEWLSYAQVFDKVSGFASGLASIGHTKEERVAIFADTRAEWFIALQGCFRRNVTVVTIYSSLGEEALCHSLNETEVTTVICGNKELKKVVDVSGQLDTVKRVICMDDEIPSSALSLEKSGRWNVFSLTNVVKLGRENPIAADLPLANDIAVIMYTSGSTGLPKGVMMTHANVLAVVSSVRTIVPGLEGKDVYLAYLPMAHILELVAEHIITGVGSTIGYGSPLTLTDTSSKIKRGTKGDASVLKPTVMASVPAILDRVRDGVRKTVDKKGGIGKILFDLAYARRLSALNGSWFGAWGLELFFWNFLVFRKVRAVLGGQVRFLLSGGAPLSGDTQRFINICLGAPIGQGYGLSETCAGGSFSEFDDTSIGRVGNPIPCTYLKLVDWPEGGYLTSNSPMPRGEIVIGGPSVTLGYFKNEEKTKEVYKVDEKGMKWFYTGDIGQFHADGCLEIIDRKKDIVKLQHGEYVSLGKVEAALSSSPYADNLMLHADPFRSFCVALVVAAQPALEAWASKQGITFANFAELCEKNEAKKEVHASLVKEGKKARLEKFEIPAKIKLLSDAWTPESGLTTAALKIKREAIRKAFSEELSKLYES, encoded by the exons ATGAGTGCGTATATAGTAGGAGCTCTTGTTCCACTGGTAGTCACTGTTATCTTGCGCACCAACGCAAAACACACTGCTAAAAAACGTGGAGTTCCAGTTGACGTTGGTGGGGAGCCTGGTTACGCAATTCGGAATGCTGGTTTTGAAACGCCGTTAGAAACTGCATGGGAAGGAGTTGTAACTCTTGCTCAGCTTTTTGAGTTTTCTTGTAATCGATTCAGTGATAAGTTTTTGCTGGGAACAAGAGCTGTTATTTCTAGAGATATTGAAGTCAGTGAAGACGGACGCACTTTTGAGAAGCTTCATTTGGGTGATTATGAATGGCTAAGTTATGCTCAGGTTTTTGATAAAGTTTCAGGCTTTGCTTCTGGGTTAGCTTCAATTGGTCACACAAAAGAGGAGCGTGTCGCCATTTTTGCTGATACTCGAGCTGAATGGTTTATTGCATTGCAG GGATGCTTCAGGAGGAATGTTACTGTGGTTACTATTTATTCATCTTTGGGAGAAGAGGCTCTGTGTCACTCATTAAATGAA ACAGAGGTTACGACCGTCATATGTGGGAACAAAGAACTGAAGAAAGTTGTTGATGTCAGTGGTCAACTTGACACAGTTAAACGTGTGATATGCATGGATGATGAAATTCCATCTAGTGCATTATCACTGGAGAAGAGCGGCCGCTGGAATGTTTTCTCGCTTACTAATGTTGTGAAACTTGGCCGGGAAAATCCTATTGCTGCTGATTTACCTCTGGCAAATGATATTGCAGTGATAATGTACACCAGTGGGAGTACTGGGTTGCCCAAG GGTGTGATGATGACACATGCTAATGTTCTAGCTGTAGTTTCTTCGGTCCGGACAATTGTTCCTGGCCTTGAAGGCAAGGATGTTTATCTAGCATATCTACCAATGGCTCATATACTTGAATTAGTAGCTGAG CACATAATAACAGGTGTTGGGAGTACTATAGGATATGGAAGCCCTTTGACGCTTACTGACACATCAAGCAAGATCAAACGTGGAACAAAAGGTGATGCATCTGTCTTAAAGCCAACTGTGATGGCATCCGTCCCAGCAATACTTGATCGTGTTCGAGATGGCGTACGCAAAACG GTAGATAAAAAGGGTGGAATTGGTAAGATACTTTTTGACTTGGCATATGCCCGTCGATTGTCTGCATTGAATGGTAGCTGGTTTGGAGCTTGGGGCCTAGAACTGTTCTTTTGGAACTTCCTTGTGTTTAGGAAGGTTCGGGCAGTTTTGGGAGGTCAGGTCCGTTTTTTGCTTTCTGGAGGAGCTCCCCTTTCTGGTGATACTCAAAGATTTATCAACATTTGCCTTGG GGCTCCCATAGGCCAAGGATATGGTCTTAGTGAAACCTGTGCTGGTGGGAGCTTTTCTGAATTTGATGATACATCGATTGGCCGAGTTGGTAATCCAATTCCTTGCACATATCTTAAG TTAGTTGATTGGCCTGAAGGTGGATATTTAACTAGTAATTCACCAATGCCTCGCGGAGAAATAGTTATAGGTGGCCCTAGTGTGACTCTTGGCTATTTCAAGAATGAAGAGAAAACAAAGGAAGTATACAAG GTTGATGAGAAAGGAATGAAGTGGTTCTACACAGGTGACATTGGACAATTCCACGCTGATGGTTGCCTTGAGATAATTGACCGTAAGAAAGACATTGTCAAGCTTCAGCATGGAGAATATGTCTCTTTAGGAAAG GTTGAGGCTGCTCTTAGTTCGAGCCCTTATGCTGATAACTTAATGCTGCATGCTGATCCATTCCGCAGTTTCTGTGTGGCCCTTGTGGTGGCTGCACAACCTGCCCTTGAAGCGTGGGCTTCTAAACAGGGAATCACCTTTGCTAATTTTGCAGAACTGTGCGAGAAAAATGAGGCGAAAAAGGAAGTACACGCATCCCTTGTTAAG GAAGGTAAAAAGGCACGTCTGGAGAAATTTGAGATCCCAGCAAAGATCAAATTGCTTTCTGATGCATGGACTCCTGAATCTGGACTTACCACTGCAGCTCTCAAGATCAAGAGAGAGGCCATTAGAAAGGCTTTCTCTGAAGAACTCTCCAAGTTATATGAATCATAA